A window from Larimichthys crocea isolate SSNF chromosome XXIII, L_crocea_2.0, whole genome shotgun sequence encodes these proteins:
- the wdr97 gene encoding WD repeat-containing protein 97 isoform X4, translating to MVAPGEETRSSTVVLPSPALRLLSGGNGTSNRSLFRQDVKQDTGKVKKRKQDVLTHGLHRMQNFSCDSPVRFMMYSEAAAAFISLHSDNTVSLYKADGHKQTSSAQLTFTGLSATKIPDRLVGWGPGPVFTLLDSELRPVDVALDGLDIRACQAAEHSSEVVTAGEGNVCVWSVMLMRCKVKIQDGLQHSTFTHIALAPPRCDRPHRAFAACGWVLTVVDLDVGKVLEHKGDLCSGDITAMVYCSQLDCLMVASRDLFIKIWGPDWELRATFEGHIGMVTSIFYCPASSMLLSASVDWTIRCWNVEEGNLVECVDTERENLPLCIGGNRKGDTLFSFSRQGVDFWEIRHLYTLHCELKGDEKPPLRQILVSLFPAPFPTRVLCISGDSNIMLIASKTGAVLTSFKAKQRILCADYCLQKEILLALTETGTVLQANTLTNPITPMQEWKARGQGPWQEKDYVIGYDIQNLPVPGLACWLVLYNYVIDTEGALEEWKSLQEGRGCSHRNKATLTDGKNKFFIILGQHGGCVSVLRLKDGKVLYRTPAHDGQKVTTMKAYPENDYLLSMGEDMTVVVWRVNPYIHECLTQQISVHCGQPLVYLAALGSQLALTFQELNSGTYNLMHFDLLNQSHQTKYPPREGHLDDFTGLCVCPDLGVFVSSSLDGTVCIWDEKNQLIRTLQLNAVPECLSYGGFGGELFLAIKGDLYKMNCGTFLPHFYQQMLLYTYRAEPIPDLPIIKNTETCSKRKYIGANRSVSADKDEEEESPANLLLTEDVPGQEDYESLVTSNMDLARLLQGTVKCKKGKPPSTKETRKEAFDQYMKILYGLPRNTQMDSEDTFDPQTFTFDPEPYKKPCKLPALKENVRPKFKLNSPENVEEEKAPAMKSKPKTLMKIKPWPAPKPKKPVIVKRKEEPPEIIPPVESPKTPTPPPTPPTPRRWQRTPMPPPPREPSPEVPTFLKQFEEADWFKDLYPDKKCIPSTLSPEDFSMQLLACLNTSLSKMQIVAALQALHSQGLLEKTDQLYQGLINLVPKFVRPYMSPVERATLVEMLNLLMSLKSVGYDLVKKLLTLLAFKKLGLRETVLRMLAALGVNEAEQWLWPELESWDSELQDPSDIWKSLHDRADCWLELWISKYKEHERYLYFRSRAKGQAPTFSMVDVLNYFCAERKEDYRKAQCAVPAGGKDTVLLPLYDCSSQPIIRLGETYSMARIPRPTGLVLPPLRNRPFLTNFPSFISLPLPRITLYPFHVYTDEDWVKAPPRRYFIPQQSYVDYYRSSSVAFK from the exons ATGGTGGCCCCAGGCGAGGAGACGAGATCATCAACAGTAGTCCTGCCGAGTCCTGCCCTGAGGCTGCTGTCTGGCGGGAATGGGACGTCAAACAGGAGTTTATTCAGGCAGGACGTGAAGCAAGACACAGGAAAG gtaaaaaaaaggaagcaggaTGTGCTCACTCATGGTCTGCATCGCATGCAGAATTTCTCCTGTGACAGCCCTGTACGTTTCATGATGTActctgaagctgctgcagcgTTCATCAGCCTCCACTCAGACAACACAGTTTCCCTTTACAAAGCTGATGGCCACAAGCAGACTTCCTCAGCACAACTCACTTTCACGGGCTTATCCGCCACAAAGATCCCTGACAGGCTGGTGGGTTGGGGCCCGGGGCCTGTCTTCACACTTCTGGACAGCGAGTTGCGCCCCGTGGATGTTGCTCTCGACGGCCTGGACATACGCGCCTGTCAGGCTGCAGAGCACTCCTCAGAGGTGGTGACTGCAGGCGAGGGGAACGTGTGCGTGTGGTCGGTGATGCTCATGAGGTGTAAGGTGAAGATACAGGACGGGCTGCAGCACAGCACGTTCACTCATATAGCATTGGCTCCTCCGCGATGTGACAGGCCACACAGAGCCTTCGCGGCGTGCGGGTGGGTCCTGACAGTGGTCGACCTCGATGTCGGGAAGGTTTTGGAGCACAAAGGGGATCTCTGCTCAGG GGATATCACTGCAATGGTGTACTGCTCTCAACTCGACTGTTTGATGGTTGCATCCAGGGATCTCTTCATTAAAATATGGGGTCCAGACTGGGAACTACGTGCCACTTTTGAAGGACATATCG gTATGGTGACCTCCATTTTCTACTGCCCTGCATCAAGCATGCTCTTATCAGCCTCTGTGGATTGGACGATCCGTTGCTGGAACGTGGAAGAGGGCAACTTGGTCGAGTGTGTTGACACAGAGCGGGAAAACCTGCCGTTGTGCATAGGAGGCAACAGAAAGGGCGacactctcttctccttctctcgcCAGGGCGTCGACTTCTGGGAAATCAGACACTTGTACACCCTCCACTGTGAACTCAAAGGGGATGAAAAACCCCCACTGAGACAAATCCTAGTTTCCCTCTTCCCTGCTCCGTTCCCTACACGAGTCCTCTGCATCAGCGGGGACAGCAACATCATGCTTATTGCTTCAAAAACAGGAGCAGTGTTGACTTCCTTCAAGGCAAAGCAGAGGATTTTGTGCGCCGACTACTGCCTGCAAAAAGAGATCCTGTTGGCTCTGACCGAGACAGGTACGGTGCTCCAAGCCAACACACTCACTAATCCAATCACTCCGATGCAAGAGTGGAAGGCGAGAGGCCAGGGGCCCTGGCAGGAAAAGGACTACGTGATTGGGTACGACATCCAGAATCTGCCAGTCCCTGGCCTGGCTTGCTGGCTGGTACTTTACAATTATGTGATTGACACAGAGGGAGCTTTAGAAGAGTGGAAGAGTTTGCAGGAGGGAAGAGGATGCAGTCACAGAAACAAGGCGACTTTGACTGATGGCAAGAATAA GTTTTTCATCATTCTCGGCCAACACGGAGGCTGTGTGAGCGTTCTGAGATTAAAAGATGGGAAGGTTTTGTACCGGACGCCGGCTCACGACGGCCAGAAAGTCACCACAATGAAGGCGTACCCTGAGAACGACTACCTCCTCTCCATGG GTGAGGACATGACAGTGGTGGTGTGGAGAGTAAACCCCTACATCCATGAGTGTCTGACCCAGCAGATCAGTGTGCACTGTGGTCAGCCTCTAGTCTATTTGGCAGCACTGGGGTCGCAGCTGGCCCTGACCTTTCAGGAGCTCAACAGTGGCACCTACAACCTCATGCACTTTGACCTACTCAACCAGAGCCACCAGACCAAATATCCACCCAGGGAGGGACATTTAGACGACTTCACAG GATTATGCGTGTGTCCTGATTTGGGCGTGTTCGTCTCTAGCAGTCTGGATGGAACGGTGTGTATCTGGGATGAGAAGAATCAGCTCATCAG GACGTTACAGCTGAATGCCGTGCCTGAGTGTCTGTCTTACGGAGGCTTTGGGGGGGAACTGTTTCTTGCCATCAAAGGGGATCTGTACAAGATGAACTGTGGGACTTTCCTGCCACACTTCTATCAACAAATG ctcCTTTACACTTATCGTGCTGAGCCCATTCCTGACTTGCCTATAATCAAGAATACagaaacatgcagcaaaagaAA ATATATTGGTGCAAACAGGAGTGTAAGTGCCGAcaaagatgaggaagaggaatcACCAGCCAATTTATTGTTGACTGAAGACGTGCCAggacaggag GACTACGAGAGCTTAGTGACCTCGAACATGGACCTAGCAAGGCTCCTACAAGGCAcagtaaaatgcaaaaaaggGAAACCGCCCAGTACAAAGGAAACCAGGAAAGAGGCGTTTGATCAATACATGAAGATTTTATATGGACTGCCCCGAAATACTCAG ATGGATTCGGAGGACACCTTTGATccacaaacatttacatttgatcCTGAACCTTACAAGAAGCCCTGTAAACTTCCTGCCTTAAAAGAGAATGTCCGAcctaaatttaaattaaacagtcCTGAGAATGTG gaggaagaaaaggctCCTGCAATGAAGTCTAAACCAAAGACACTGATGAAAATCAAGCCATGGCCTGCTCCTAAACCCAAGAAACCTGTCATagtgaagaggaaagaagag CCTCCAGAGATCATTCCTCCAGTAGAGTCACCCAAAACTCCCACacctcctccaactcctccaACTCCTCGTCGTTGGCAAAGGACCCCAATGCCGCCTCCACCGCGAGAACCCAGCCCTGAGGTGCCGACGTTCCTCAAACAGTTTGAAGAAGCGGACTGGTTTAAAGACTTGTATCCTGATAAAAAG TGTATCCCGAGCACCCTGTCTCCAGAGGACTTCTCCATGCAGCTGCTGGCCTGTCTAAACACCTCATTGTCTAAGATGCAGATCGTGGCTGCACTGCAGGCGCTGCACAGCCAGGGACTCTTAGAGAAAACAGACCAGCTTTACCAAGGCCTCATCAATTTGGTGCCTAAATTTGTGAGACCTTACATG tcacCTGTGGAGCGAGCTACgcttgttgaaatgttgaatCTGTTGATGAGTCTTAAATCTGTCGGTTATGACCTCGTGAAAAAGCTTCTCACTCTTCTGGCTTTTAAAAAACTGGGTCTGCG AGAAACAGTGCTGCGCATGCTGGCTGCATTAGGGGTCAATGAGGCTGAGCAGTGGTTGTGGCCAGAGCTCGAGAGCTGGGACTCGGAGCTGCAGGACCCGTCTGACATCTGGAAGAGCCTCCATGACAGAGCAGACTGCTGGCTGGAGTTATGGATCTCCAAATACAAA GAACACGAGAGGTATCTGTACTTCAGGAGCAGAGCAAAGGGGCAAGCACCAACCTTCAGCATGGTGGACGTGCTAAATTATTTCTGCGCCGAACGAAAGGAGGACTACAGAAAGGCCCAATGTGCTGTACCTGCTGGCGGCAAAGACACAGTGCTTTTGCCTCTGTATGACTG CAGTTCTCAACCAATAATTCGTCTAGGAGAGACTTACAGCATGGCCAGGATACCCCGGCCAACAG GTTTAGTCCTGCCTCCCCTGAGAAACCGTCCCTTCCTCACAAACTTCCCCAGTTTCATCTCTTTGCCGTTACCTCGCATCACCCTTTACCCCTTCCACGTCTACACAGACGAGGACTGGGTGAAGGCCCCGCCTCGCCGTTACTTCATCCCGCAGCAGTCATACGTGGACTACTACAGATCTTCGTCTGTAGCATtcaagtaa
- the wdr97 gene encoding WD repeat-containing protein 97 isoform X2 has product MVAPGEETRSSTVVLPSPALRLLSGGNGTSNRSLFRQDVKQDTGKVKKRKQDVLTHGLHRMQNFSCDSPVRFMMYSEAAAAFISLHSDNTVSLYKADGHKQTSSAQLTFTGLSATKIPDRLVGWGPGPVFTLLDSELRPVDVALDGLDIRACQAAEHSSEVVTAGEGNVCVWSVMLMRCKVKIQDGLQHSTFTHIALAPPRCDRPHRAFAACGWVLTVVDLDVGKVLEHKGDLCSGDITAMVYCSQLDCLMVASRDLFIKIWGPDWELRATFEGHIGMVTSIFYCPASSMLLSASVDWTIRCWNVEEGNLVECVDTERENLPLCIGGNRKGDTLFSFSRQGVDFWEIRHLYTLHCELKGDEKPPLRQILVSLFPAPFPTRVLCISGDSNIMLIASKTGAVLTSFKAKQRILCADYCLQKEILLALTETGTVLQANTLTNPITPMQEWKARGQGPWQEKDYVIGYDIQNLPVPGLACWLVLYNYVIDTEGALEEWKSLQEGRGCSHRNKATLTDGKNKFFIILGQHGGCVSVLRLKDGKVLYRTPAHDGQKVTTMKAYPENDYLLSMGEDMTVVVWRVNPYIHECLTQQISVHCGQPLVYLAALGSQLALTFQELNSGTYNLMHFDLLNQSHQTKYPPREGHLDDFTGLCVCPDLGVFVSSSLDGTVCIWDEKNQLIRTLQLNAVPECLSYGGFGGELFLAIKGDLYKMNCGTFLPHFYQQMLLYTYRAEPIPDLPIIKNTETCSKRKYIGANRSVSADKDEEEESPANLLLTEDVPGQEDYESLVTSNMDLARLLQGTVKCKKGKPPSTKETRKEAFDQYMKILYGLPRNTQFEASSCVSQTCLDMQMDSEDTFDPQTFTFDPEPYKKPCKLPALKENVRPKFKLNSPENVEEEKAPAMKSKPKTLMKIKPWPAPKPKKPVIVKRKEEPPEIIPPVESPKTPTPPPTPPTPRRWQRTPMPPPPREPSPEVPTFLKQFEEADWFKDLYPDKKCIPSTLSPEDFSMQLLACLNTSLSKMQIVAALQALHSQGLLEKTDQLYQGLINLVPKFVRPYMSPVERATLVEMLNLLMSLKSVGYDLVKKLLTLLAFKKLGLRETVLRMLAALGVNEAEQWLWPELESWDSELQDPSDIWKSLHDRADCWLELWISKYKEHERYLYFRSRAKGQAPTFSMVDVLNYFCAERKEDYRKAQCAVPAGGKDTVLLPLYDCSQPIIRLGETYSMARIPRPTGLVLPPLRNRPFLTNFPSFISLPLPRITLYPFHVYTDEDWVKAPPRRYFIPQQSYVDYYRSSSVAFK; this is encoded by the exons ATGGTGGCCCCAGGCGAGGAGACGAGATCATCAACAGTAGTCCTGCCGAGTCCTGCCCTGAGGCTGCTGTCTGGCGGGAATGGGACGTCAAACAGGAGTTTATTCAGGCAGGACGTGAAGCAAGACACAGGAAAG gtaaaaaaaaggaagcaggaTGTGCTCACTCATGGTCTGCATCGCATGCAGAATTTCTCCTGTGACAGCCCTGTACGTTTCATGATGTActctgaagctgctgcagcgTTCATCAGCCTCCACTCAGACAACACAGTTTCCCTTTACAAAGCTGATGGCCACAAGCAGACTTCCTCAGCACAACTCACTTTCACGGGCTTATCCGCCACAAAGATCCCTGACAGGCTGGTGGGTTGGGGCCCGGGGCCTGTCTTCACACTTCTGGACAGCGAGTTGCGCCCCGTGGATGTTGCTCTCGACGGCCTGGACATACGCGCCTGTCAGGCTGCAGAGCACTCCTCAGAGGTGGTGACTGCAGGCGAGGGGAACGTGTGCGTGTGGTCGGTGATGCTCATGAGGTGTAAGGTGAAGATACAGGACGGGCTGCAGCACAGCACGTTCACTCATATAGCATTGGCTCCTCCGCGATGTGACAGGCCACACAGAGCCTTCGCGGCGTGCGGGTGGGTCCTGACAGTGGTCGACCTCGATGTCGGGAAGGTTTTGGAGCACAAAGGGGATCTCTGCTCAGG GGATATCACTGCAATGGTGTACTGCTCTCAACTCGACTGTTTGATGGTTGCATCCAGGGATCTCTTCATTAAAATATGGGGTCCAGACTGGGAACTACGTGCCACTTTTGAAGGACATATCG gTATGGTGACCTCCATTTTCTACTGCCCTGCATCAAGCATGCTCTTATCAGCCTCTGTGGATTGGACGATCCGTTGCTGGAACGTGGAAGAGGGCAACTTGGTCGAGTGTGTTGACACAGAGCGGGAAAACCTGCCGTTGTGCATAGGAGGCAACAGAAAGGGCGacactctcttctccttctctcgcCAGGGCGTCGACTTCTGGGAAATCAGACACTTGTACACCCTCCACTGTGAACTCAAAGGGGATGAAAAACCCCCACTGAGACAAATCCTAGTTTCCCTCTTCCCTGCTCCGTTCCCTACACGAGTCCTCTGCATCAGCGGGGACAGCAACATCATGCTTATTGCTTCAAAAACAGGAGCAGTGTTGACTTCCTTCAAGGCAAAGCAGAGGATTTTGTGCGCCGACTACTGCCTGCAAAAAGAGATCCTGTTGGCTCTGACCGAGACAGGTACGGTGCTCCAAGCCAACACACTCACTAATCCAATCACTCCGATGCAAGAGTGGAAGGCGAGAGGCCAGGGGCCCTGGCAGGAAAAGGACTACGTGATTGGGTACGACATCCAGAATCTGCCAGTCCCTGGCCTGGCTTGCTGGCTGGTACTTTACAATTATGTGATTGACACAGAGGGAGCTTTAGAAGAGTGGAAGAGTTTGCAGGAGGGAAGAGGATGCAGTCACAGAAACAAGGCGACTTTGACTGATGGCAAGAATAA GTTTTTCATCATTCTCGGCCAACACGGAGGCTGTGTGAGCGTTCTGAGATTAAAAGATGGGAAGGTTTTGTACCGGACGCCGGCTCACGACGGCCAGAAAGTCACCACAATGAAGGCGTACCCTGAGAACGACTACCTCCTCTCCATGG GTGAGGACATGACAGTGGTGGTGTGGAGAGTAAACCCCTACATCCATGAGTGTCTGACCCAGCAGATCAGTGTGCACTGTGGTCAGCCTCTAGTCTATTTGGCAGCACTGGGGTCGCAGCTGGCCCTGACCTTTCAGGAGCTCAACAGTGGCACCTACAACCTCATGCACTTTGACCTACTCAACCAGAGCCACCAGACCAAATATCCACCCAGGGAGGGACATTTAGACGACTTCACAG GATTATGCGTGTGTCCTGATTTGGGCGTGTTCGTCTCTAGCAGTCTGGATGGAACGGTGTGTATCTGGGATGAGAAGAATCAGCTCATCAG GACGTTACAGCTGAATGCCGTGCCTGAGTGTCTGTCTTACGGAGGCTTTGGGGGGGAACTGTTTCTTGCCATCAAAGGGGATCTGTACAAGATGAACTGTGGGACTTTCCTGCCACACTTCTATCAACAAATG ctcCTTTACACTTATCGTGCTGAGCCCATTCCTGACTTGCCTATAATCAAGAATACagaaacatgcagcaaaagaAA ATATATTGGTGCAAACAGGAGTGTAAGTGCCGAcaaagatgaggaagaggaatcACCAGCCAATTTATTGTTGACTGAAGACGTGCCAggacaggag GACTACGAGAGCTTAGTGACCTCGAACATGGACCTAGCAAGGCTCCTACAAGGCAcagtaaaatgcaaaaaaggGAAACCGCCCAGTACAAAGGAAACCAGGAAAGAGGCGTTTGATCAATACATGAAGATTTTATATGGACTGCCCCGAAATACTCAG TTTGAAGCTAGCTCCTGTGTGAGTCAGACATGTCTGGATATGCAG ATGGATTCGGAGGACACCTTTGATccacaaacatttacatttgatcCTGAACCTTACAAGAAGCCCTGTAAACTTCCTGCCTTAAAAGAGAATGTCCGAcctaaatttaaattaaacagtcCTGAGAATGTG gaggaagaaaaggctCCTGCAATGAAGTCTAAACCAAAGACACTGATGAAAATCAAGCCATGGCCTGCTCCTAAACCCAAGAAACCTGTCATagtgaagaggaaagaagag CCTCCAGAGATCATTCCTCCAGTAGAGTCACCCAAAACTCCCACacctcctccaactcctccaACTCCTCGTCGTTGGCAAAGGACCCCAATGCCGCCTCCACCGCGAGAACCCAGCCCTGAGGTGCCGACGTTCCTCAAACAGTTTGAAGAAGCGGACTGGTTTAAAGACTTGTATCCTGATAAAAAG TGTATCCCGAGCACCCTGTCTCCAGAGGACTTCTCCATGCAGCTGCTGGCCTGTCTAAACACCTCATTGTCTAAGATGCAGATCGTGGCTGCACTGCAGGCGCTGCACAGCCAGGGACTCTTAGAGAAAACAGACCAGCTTTACCAAGGCCTCATCAATTTGGTGCCTAAATTTGTGAGACCTTACATG tcacCTGTGGAGCGAGCTACgcttgttgaaatgttgaatCTGTTGATGAGTCTTAAATCTGTCGGTTATGACCTCGTGAAAAAGCTTCTCACTCTTCTGGCTTTTAAAAAACTGGGTCTGCG AGAAACAGTGCTGCGCATGCTGGCTGCATTAGGGGTCAATGAGGCTGAGCAGTGGTTGTGGCCAGAGCTCGAGAGCTGGGACTCGGAGCTGCAGGACCCGTCTGACATCTGGAAGAGCCTCCATGACAGAGCAGACTGCTGGCTGGAGTTATGGATCTCCAAATACAAA GAACACGAGAGGTATCTGTACTTCAGGAGCAGAGCAAAGGGGCAAGCACCAACCTTCAGCATGGTGGACGTGCTAAATTATTTCTGCGCCGAACGAAAGGAGGACTACAGAAAGGCCCAATGTGCTGTACCTGCTGGCGGCAAAGACACAGTGCTTTTGCCTCTGTATGACTG TTCTCAACCAATAATTCGTCTAGGAGAGACTTACAGCATGGCCAGGATACCCCGGCCAACAG GTTTAGTCCTGCCTCCCCTGAGAAACCGTCCCTTCCTCACAAACTTCCCCAGTTTCATCTCTTTGCCGTTACCTCGCATCACCCTTTACCCCTTCCACGTCTACACAGACGAGGACTGGGTGAAGGCCCCGCCTCGCCGTTACTTCATCCCGCAGCAGTCATACGTGGACTACTACAGATCTTCGTCTGTAGCATtcaagtaa